Within Diospyros lotus cultivar Yz01 chromosome 15, ASM1463336v1, whole genome shotgun sequence, the genomic segment atattttatagtttccccctttttttctttttgaatgtTCACCCGTCTTCTTCAATGGACGATGTACAAATtacaaatggaaatttttatgcaaaatgattaatattttttaaaatatcttttgtCACATCACTTtagtagtatttttttttttataaaagtatGGTTTTCGTAATCTCTTTTCAGCtacattatattaaaatttggtGACAATTGAAAGATGAGACAATCAGGTTGGGATGCCTAAGGTTGGGAGGCGGCTATAAAAATTAAGAGGAAACCTACCTATATAACCTCTATTGCCGCCGATGCTATGTGGTTCATGGTCCCTATTTACCCATCATTCTAGGGATTAATTTCAATGTAGTGGTGGTTGCTCGAGGCTGTCCAAGTAGCCAGAGGAACAGGATTGAAAGCCaaatttaatacatatattaaataaaaagtattatgaataaaatatattaggTGACAATTAATAGTTCTgatctaatttttatatatttcatacGGGGAAGATCATGAGATTAAATTTTGGTGACAATtacgttttttatttttattttttaaataaaaaatatgttaaaaattcactttattatacatacttatatatagTAGTATAGATACATTTGAGCATCAGccaattttacctaaatttcTCTCACTAAAACATGAGGTCACTGCTCTTGCATTCAGTCTGGTTAAAGTCACTTTGTTAGGGAATATTTAGAGAAGGATGAGaaacattttattttgtctttcatttcaatgtactttatatgaaaaaaaagtttaaacaacaaaaatacataatagaAAGTTATCTAAAAAAGATTAGTATctattatgtataaataatagATTCAGGtataatgtttgttaaaatgagtaatataatattttatcaagataatttatctataaagtttaaaataacttattcgAAAGCAATTaatggataaatttatcttaaaaatttaaaataagaagttatgtgatttttttttaaaaaatttaacaaatataatataaaatattttttgtacgtgatacattttatattttactttttttgatttatattttggttaacaaaCTTTACTTCAAATATACTCTCTCCTAAAAGATAATGATCGTgggtttttgtttagtttttgtttttttttttaaggaaaaaccAGTGATTGAGGAGGGAATATTGATACCCATTGGGAGAAAGGGTTAAAGAACAAAATAGAACACTCAAAAGTGCCAAATACAAGGCTTTAAGTGCTCTCAGCCATCGGCCAAGCAAGCAAGCATAATGCATAGTGGGTGTGTCTCAGATCGCTAATACAATTTCTTAGACATGAATCAACAAAGAGGACACCCTGCCTGTTTGTGGGTTTTCTCTTtccccttttttatttttgttattttttgagCTAAAAATCATGCTAATATTCAAAATGCATAAATTATGTAGATTTCTTGTGTAGTTTCTACGttcataaagaaagaaaggctaatttaatttagcctctgaattcttttatttacttaataatatattaaaggtCAATTTGAGGGAagaaaaattagtattttaggGTAAAGTGAACTCAAAACTTGTGTTTAAAAGATAAAGTGAACCATTAaccatttaaaaattttcaaggattgaagttaaaaaaagagaggatAATTTGgcctttctttttcccttccataaataattttgaaaacaattaaaatattatatagaCTATTTTCTATGACTTgacttttttaagaaaaaataatttgacacccatcaaaataattcttatttGTAATAAAGGCAatgctataaaaataaaattttacatatatagAATCATCATACAAAAGGAATGGTGTGGCTTAGTCATCCTCACGTGGCCATACATCATATTATAAAAGTATCGGTTATCACATCACATTGctgattttttataataattatccTAATATCACTTTAAAGATATAGAGTCGAGTCGAGTGGACTCAAATCAACTCTGGTGATCCAAATTagttatgttttttaaaaataataatacttgAATTAGGTAGAGCCTCTTCAAAAATCATAACAACAATAACCACATGTCACTTGCTAAGCCCCCAATTCTTggcaatttttatataaatttgtttactaaaatatctttttggCAAAAGGCATAAAAATGCCTCTTTTAACTTTGTCATTTTGCTAGTGTAGTATTCCTGATTTAGACTTGCACCTATTGTGtcttttaatttctcattttataataattacacactttattttttaaaatataacgcATGACTACATGCGATCTAacatagaaattaaaagaaataatcaaGAGTGGAAAATAAAGGACGTCGATGAAGCTCTTGGAGAAGAGAAACACCAACAATGGCAGAGAGAATCATGCGAGAGAAAGCTCATTGCTTGGTGTAGCCATTGCCATTGTAAGGCCACATCAACCTGATGATGCAATTCTCTAAGCGCTTAGAGAGCAAAGGCACCAAAGTCATACTCCTCACCACTCATTTCATCTTCAACAAAATCATGAACTAGGCAACTAGCTGCCCCTTCAGCTCCATCGTCGTCAATACCATTTTCGATGGCTTTGACAATGGCGACCTAGCACAGGCAAGATTGCCCACAGAAGCTCGGCAAGGTTTGCCACTAGTGATATTGCCAATAtcaatttaagaatatttatgaTTCTAGACAAAAGTTATTTTGGTGGCTCTTTAatagtataaataaatattaaaattatttaaaaattttaatttctttgctttttaagatacaaaatcactaattaaatttttatattcaagctaagaaagcaatttttttttttcaattagcaatatagacaagaaaaaaagatctaaaaacATAAgagttgaataaaaaaaaatgtaaagagtTCACAGTCAGGtcctataaattaaaaaatcatcgatttacttttatttttttctttaatgcccAAATCAGTGCGGATTCCCCAGATGAAATTTCTATCGtctaaaaaatcattttattaaattattcttttaaaataacGTCACTTATTGTCTTTTTTTTCCATTGTGTTACTAGTTTATACCTCACTATTTATTGCTTGACATTAAAAAATGATCAATGGAGGAGCCACCTCGTCTAAATGATATGTGGACTTATGGAGTTGGGGGATTTCTCATCCAAatagaataacaaaataaacaaagcatgaatttaaataaaaaattatcctgAAATATAATTAgtgattttgtatctcaaaaaataagaaaaaataaattttaaataattaatgattagATTTTGGGacctttatttttttggggtcCTAGGCATAGGTCTCGACACTGGCTATCAAATAGAGTTATCAGTGGTCTATGCCTTGAGCAACACTGGATACCGAATGGCGACAATAAAGTTTGTTGCCAACGATAAAACTCGACAAGTCTAAAGCTCAAAGTAGCGACAATTTGGGGACCAAAAACTTAGACCCAGGTGAAATCGGAAGCTTTGGTTCTCTGACATGAAAACTATGGTACGCATATAGTCGACAACATAGGATTAAATGAAGAAGGTGACTAGCCCTAGTTTCTTGGTGATATCGAGAGCCCAATGCAAGAAGGGATTGTAAACGATGCAATCCACAAGGTGGTCGAAGCATTGACAGCTTTCCATGACCAACCCGACCTTCCAAAAACGCCACAAGTATTTTTCATAAACCCATTGATAATGTGAATTTTCAATGGGTGATGGAATTTTTTGTCTCCGCACTCATCCAAGCTATTGGAAATGGTGGCAATGTAGATGGGGGCAGGAGAGTTCTTGCATGAATAGGTGTACAAGTCTAAGTTAAGGGTGACGCACCACCAAAATGGTTAAGTTGGGGAATATTTTTATACCTTTTGTCTATCTTATTTCATACAGAAATGTGAAACAGATGATATGGGATTGAGAGCACACAACAATGTTCTCTTACACTCCTACTTGCGAAGGCAAACTCGACTCGAGCATGCAAAATGTGTGGTGGGGAAGGGGGTACTCTCAAGTTCATGTCCTTTTCCTAATTTTACTTGTTTTGaacaaatattatgttattcaacACGTGAAACGTAATAATTTGATTAGAGCATATATCCTTCTACCTTTATGCAACGTGACAAAGGTTGCCAGCCATTAATGCAGGAGAAAACTGAAAAAGATTGAATATGTGCTTCAGCGATCTCATCAAAAGTACCAAAGTttgttcaatttaaaaaatatgaagaaaggATAGATGGGTCCGTACGTCCGGACAGAGAAGAGTAGAAGGGTAGAGCCTCCTCCTCACTGCCTCATCCACCATTAGTATtgcacaaagaaaaaataaacttaaaatatgCCATTCAGCTGTAACGGTTAGCTGTTAGTTGGTTTGAATTCCTTCCTCTTCCTCGTAGCCTTAAAACTCGAGCTCCAGGCAAATGCAAAACAACAGAGCTAATGAATTTAGGGCCTCTGCGTTCTGCCACCTCGAAACCCGAGGAATTTCTcaaatcattattattttttaattctggACCAAATTCGTTTCGGATTTCCCAAGACGAATGAAAGTGTGAAGaatttgttgaatttttaactttattagacatttaattaatttattaacatttaccaaactaataaaatattaacacaTGCATGCACGTTAACTAAATTTAAGAACACGCTTAGGTTTCAATCAGTACTTCTTCACAAGATAACCTTTAACCTCCAGAAGGTGACAACCACCCTATTGTGTTTTTGATGGCGACCTGGGTAGCCATGACAATGAATGCCATTTTAAGAGCTTccaagggaagaagaagaagaagaagatacaaAAATATCACATCATCACATCTATGCGTTAATATTTGGGATTTAGAAAATGGTAAACAGCTGGATGATAAACTTTGAAAATGGGTTATCGTGTCTACAAGTTTGAAAATGGGTTATTAGTAGAGAAGAAGTTATCAATTTTATGCCATTGCCAGGCCAAGTTATAAAGTCATCAGAATATGTCAAAACAGTGGCCTTGGTctccccactctctctctctctctctcttcattttttatcaataaataataaattgaaaattaattttttttggtaataaCATTATTAACCTTTTGattctataaatttaattaataatatttcaaaaaaatacaaaatctaataaaaatgcAGCTAAAAAACTTATAAAACTCCAATAAAAAGACGAAATCTGACGCCCCCACAAGCTTCCACTTCTCTATTCATCTCcatgatttctctctctctctctctctctgggggAAATGATAGCCAAGTCCTGTGGTTTAGATGGCGTCGTACCAATTAACACTCGGATGGAGCtgtctcaatctctctctctctctctcatatgaTGGTGCTGCAGATAGGCGTACTAGCAGTAACCATCAACATTCAATTCTAGGACGGAACCATCCAGCCAGACGGTGGAAAAACATGGCCTCCAAGTAAAAGAATAAGTCAGCCGCCCCTGCCACCACATTTTACCCGTGTGGGTTTTTTATCTCTCCGGCTTCTCCATTTCCACACAAAGACAGCCTCTCAGAGAGAGAGTTAGAGAGACCCACTTACTACTACTGCTAGCAACTTCGCCATCTTCCTGCAGCAACTTTGAGCTTTAATTGCTCCCCGAATGGAAACAGCTGCGAGATCCACCAGCAGCAGCTGCAATGGCGATAACATTATCGCCTGGTTCGACCACGTCGCCGCCAACGCCGCCCTCGTCCAGACCCAGACTCTGCGCCGGATTCTTCAGCTCAATTTCGGAGCCGAGTACCTCAGGAAATGGCTCGCTAATATCGGAGACATCGAAGACATCGATCCAAATGCACTGGAATCGCTTTATAGTTCTTTGGTTCCCCTCGCCAACCATTCCGATTTGGAACCTTACATTCAGAGAATAGCCGATGGGGACTCTTCTCCTTTGCTCACTCAACAACCCATTGACAAACTCTCTCTCAGGTACCCGTTACAATACTTTGCGACGTTTCTGTACAGAgtcttttcctttgccttttctCAGTTGAACCCGTGACTTACAGAAGATATATGTAGTTCGTTCTTAGTTATTCTTTGCTTTTATGGTTGTTAATGTGATTAGTTTAGTGGAGAAGAGGAATGAGAGGGAAGTAAAGACCTTGAGGAAGTTTACTtatattttggcattgaatGAATGGAGAGAAAATGTAACCTTCGGTATTGTGCTGCTGTttgaaatgtgtttttgttgagTTCTTTTCATGCATTTCGATGGCGGCCATGGTTGCATATTTGCAGTTCTGGAACCACGGACGGGCGCCAGAAGTTTGTTCCTTTCACTCGCCATAGCTCCCAGACGACCCTCCAAATCTTCAGGCTGGCTGCTGCTTACAGAtcaaggtctctctctctctccccctccctcaaattataaatttctcatCAATAATTGAAACTCCAAAGGGCCAACTCTCTTTTGTATTCTTGTTCGGGCTTAATTATTGACATTTTTTGGTTAGGGTTTACCCGATAAAGGAAGGAGGAAGGATCCTAGAGTTCATATACAGCAGCAAGCAGTTCAAAACAAAGGGAGGGCTAACAGTAGGAACGGCCACAACCCACTATTTTGCAAGCGAAGAGTTCAAgatcaaacaacaaaaaacgAAATCCTTCACTTGTAGCCCGGACGAAGTGATCTCCAGCGGCGATTACAAGCAATCCACGTACTGCCACCTCCTCCTCGGTctcttcttctccggcgacgtCGAGTTCATCACCTCCACCTTCGCCTACAGCATCGTCCAAGCCTTGACGTCCTTCGAAGAGCTGTGGAAAGAGCTCTGCGTTGACATCAGAACAGGAAAGCTCAGCTCCAGAATCACCATACCCAGAACAAGAGAAGCTGTTCTCGATATCATCTCGCCAAACCCTACCTTGGCCATGAAGATCGAAGCTCTCTGCAAGGAGCTGGAAGATGAAGACTGGTTCGGGTTGATACCAAAGCTGTGGCCAAATGCCAAGCATGTGTACTCTATAATGACGGGATCGATGCAGCCATACCTGAAGAAGCTGAGGCATTATGGAGGCGGTGATCAGCTGCCGTTGGTGAGTGCAGATTATGGGTCGACGGAGAGCTGGATTGGGGTGAATGTGGATCCATCTTCCCCACCAGAGAGGGTTACTTTTGCAGTGATACCCACTTTCTCTTACTTTGAGTTCATACCGCTTTACAACACATTGAGCAAAGAATACGGGGCTACTTCAGCTGCTGCTGATGACTTCATTGAAGGTGAACCCGTTCCACTCTCTCAAGTTCAAATTGGACAGCGCTATGAGATTGTCCTAACTACTTTCACAggtattcacacacacacacactgcgTCCTTATTTCAGACTTTGATATaccaaaatacattaatttttgaTACAGAGTTTTGACACTTGTACGATATTTATTGATGGTGAGTTATCTTATGCcagtattaaaaataaatatgtaaattcaaaatattgagTGTCATAGAAACTTATAATAATTCTGTGCgcaaataaataataaccaaaatGTCTCATCAGCCAACTCATCTAAAAATTTGACTGATTGCCATTCATATTTGGAGATCCACAGAAgcttttgtgaagaaaatagAGTGAATGGAATAAATATAGAGCAAAAGAGTAGagaaaaagtttaaaaaaaaattaatgagagATATTAATTTAGTTATGATATATGGTCGGTCTTAAGAGTCTTATAaatctgaaaaaattaaatataaaactattAATAGAAATTTATGATGATTGTCAAGTTAAAATTTAGCTAGTCGGTTCGTAAAAACACAGTAATTAGGCAATTTTTTTTGTACCAAAAAATTATACGAAATTGgccaattattaattaataataattgggccatttctttttttggtaCAAAAATTGTGGTGTGATTATCATTTTGCCATAAGATACACTTTGGTTCTTTAGATTTTTACATTAATTTGAATAGAGATAGGATTGACCTGATTA encodes:
- the LOC127791328 gene encoding indole-3-acetic acid-amido synthetase GH3.10, whose translation is METAARSTSSSCNGDNIIAWFDHVAANAALVQTQTLRRILQLNFGAEYLRKWLANIGDIEDIDPNALESLYSSLVPLANHSDLEPYIQRIADGDSSPLLTQQPIDKLSLSSGTTDGRQKFVPFTRHSSQTTLQIFRLAAAYRSRVYPIKEGGRILEFIYSSKQFKTKGGLTVGTATTHYFASEEFKIKQQKTKSFTCSPDEVISSGDYKQSTYCHLLLGLFFSGDVEFITSTFAYSIVQALTSFEELWKELCVDIRTGKLSSRITIPRTREAVLDIISPNPTLAMKIEALCKELEDEDWFGLIPKLWPNAKHVYSIMTGSMQPYLKKLRHYGGGDQLPLVSADYGSTESWIGVNVDPSSPPERVTFAVIPTFSYFEFIPLYNTLSKEYGATSAAADDFIEGEPVPLSQVQIGQRYEIVLTTFTGLYRYRLGDVVEVAGFHRNTPKLNFICRRKLILTVNIDKNTEKDLQLVVERGCQILSKARAELVDFTSHANVARQPGHYVIYWEIKGDVAEPVLRECCREMDAAFVDHGYIVSRRTNSIGPLELCILERGTFRKILDHFIGNGAALSQFKTPRCTSNEVLLKILNHGTIKRFHSTAYCN